One Macadamia integrifolia cultivar HAES 741 unplaced genomic scaffold, SCU_Mint_v3 scaffold3039, whole genome shotgun sequence DNA window includes the following coding sequences:
- the LOC122067652 gene encoding protein PLANT CADMIUM RESISTANCE 2-like, whose translation MYPSEKNYNQIFNPDSSSTAPPLPQYNDAAPAIGIPVNSTNLQAPVPWSSGLCDCGDDLKSCCLTCWCRCVAFGEISEIVDEGSTSCVANGVIYTMIMIFSGGCQCCYSYCYRSKMREKYNLEEHACSDFLVHCCCEPCAICQEYRELQSRGFDVSLGWHGNMERSYRGLEMPPIVQQGMTR comes from the exons ATGTATCCATCTGAGAAAAATTATAACCAGATATTCAACCCAGATTCTTCGAGTACTGCCCCACCTCTTCCACAATACAATGATGCAGCCCCGGCAATTGGAATTCCGGTGAATTCCACAAACCTTCAAGCTCCAGTTCCTTGGTCATCCGGCCTCTGTGACTGTGGTGACGATCTTAAGAGCT GTTGTTTAACATGTTGGTGTCGATGCGTTGCCTTCGGCGAGATCTCTGAGATCGTGGATGAAGGATCCACCTCCTGTGTAGCAAATGGAGTAATCTATACAATGATCATGATATTTTCTGGCGGGTGTCAATGTTGTTACTCATATTGCTATCGGTCCAAGATGAGGGAGAAATATAACTTGGAAGAGCATGCCTGTTCAGATTTCCTCGTTCATTGTTGCTGTGAGCCATGTGCCATCTGCCAAGAGTATAGAGAGCTGCAGAGCCGTGGATTCGATGTGAGCTTAG GATGGCATGGTAACATGGAAAGGAGCTACCGTGGATTAGAGATGCCTCCTATTGTGCAACAAGGCATGACTCGATAG